The proteins below come from a single Thermopolyspora flexuosa genomic window:
- a CDS encoding caspase, EACC1-associated type, which translates to MIGAEPHLLLASPGTRVLLVGSGTYAADSLLPEVDAVPGTVADLGRCLVERAGLHPANLTTLIDPPSPLELGAALVETAEQATDVLMVYYVGHGLIGADNELYLATRATVDLTKGIAEHQALPYATLRQALAHCTASIIVVVLDCCFAGRAKTLSRDAWRRLLDATPQGTYLLAAAERDQSAFAPQGNRHTAFTGALIDLLDNGDPTAPALLDLDDIYRCLSRALPEQGYPAPRRRATDHGDRRPVAPNPARLARRKPQEGAQDDAGRTAGPGGDGEGEFSPYRGLAAFTAGDADYFFGREELTRTLVDRVAEQATTGDPLVVIGPSGSGKSSLLRAGLIATLRRSSGTEVILLTPGPDPLGALAARLAHLDGSHTGDLRARLEKDPAVLRQVVADALDGRQAVIIVDQFEELFTVCGDERQRQIFIQALQVLSRRPAGDRGNATVTPPTGSDGAAVTTGARPAAVVVLGVRSDFFGHCARYRELVPVLEHPVVVGPMSPAQLRQAIEGPAHRAGLSLEPGLVDLILQDLGTEPVEAGGADRGVAEVGVLPLLSHALLVTWQHREGRMLTMAGYRATGGIHRALARTADATLEQLDLGARAIARQMLTRLVRLGDGRDDTRRVMPLDELLPARESAQYGKARQVLDRFVKARLLTVDANAVQLAHEALIRAWPRLRLWIDTDRSTLLVHQALSQDADEWHRNNRDPAYLYQGVRLAGAQQAVARWQSDPGRYPVLMGIAREFLHAGEAAANRQARRRSLTVLALAISLVLALTGTGIATKFALDAGEESARSLSRQLAAQSESIADTDIRLARQLATTAWDIAQTEDARLSLIKSLLSPDRVTLTGHTQPLSTAVFSPDGKLLATASNDNTARLWDTTTGKTIATLTGHTNHVTDIAFSPDGKLLATASHDNTARLWDTTGKHITALTGHTNSVTTVAFSPDGKLLATASDDDTARLWDITTGEVTILTGHNHSVTAIAFSPDGKLLATTSYDNTARLWDTISGEPIATLTGHTGSVTAVAFRPDGKLLATASHDNTARLWNTTGKHITTLTGHTDNVTDIAFSPDGELLATTSYDNTARLWDTTSGEPIATLTGHTGSVTAVAFRPDGKLLATASDDNTARLWDTTTGEVTLLTGHMSSVTAIAFSPDGKLLATASDDNTARLWDTTTGKTITTLTGHTDSVTDIAFSPDGKLLATASHDNTARLWDTTGKHIATLTGHTDSVTDIAFSPDGKLLATASHDNTARLWDTTGKHIATLTGHTDSVTDIAFSPDGKLLATASHDNTARLWDTTGKHIATLTGHEQWVTAIAFSPDGKLLATASRDNTARLWETTGKHIATLTGHEQWVTAITFSPDGKLLATASDDNTARLWDTTGKHITTLTGHKHWVTAITFSPDGKLLATASADATARVWDTTTGKTITTLTGHKHYVTAITFSPDGKLLATVSHDNTARLWDTTTGKTITTLTGHKHHVTAITFSPDGKLLATASADGTGRIWNVEIPSDPFLAVCSLTGGQMGKEDWEQYLPGEPYREVCP; encoded by the coding sequence ATGATCGGAGCTGAGCCGCACCTGCTGCTTGCCTCACCGGGCACGCGCGTGCTGCTGGTGGGATCCGGCACGTACGCCGCCGACTCGCTACTGCCCGAGGTCGACGCGGTGCCCGGCACCGTCGCCGACCTGGGCCGCTGCCTGGTGGAACGAGCAGGCCTGCATCCCGCCAACCTGACCACGCTGATCGACCCACCCAGCCCCTTGGAGCTGGGCGCGGCCCTGGTCGAGACCGCCGAACAGGCCACCGACGTGCTGATGGTCTACTACGTCGGCCACGGCTTGATCGGTGCCGACAACGAGCTGTACCTGGCCACCCGGGCCACCGTGGATCTCACCAAGGGCATCGCGGAGCACCAGGCACTGCCGTACGCGACCCTGCGTCAGGCACTGGCACACTGCACGGCATCGATCATCGTCGTCGTTCTGGATTGCTGTTTCGCGGGCCGCGCCAAAACCCTGAGCCGGGACGCTTGGCGGCGGCTGCTGGACGCCACGCCGCAAGGCACGTACCTGCTGGCTGCGGCAGAGCGGGACCAGTCCGCCTTCGCCCCGCAGGGCAACCGGCACACCGCCTTCACCGGCGCACTGATCGACCTGCTGGACAACGGCGACCCCACCGCGCCCGCCCTGCTGGACCTGGACGACATCTACCGGTGCCTGTCCCGCGCCCTGCCCGAGCAGGGGTACCCGGCCCCGCGCCGGCGGGCCACCGACCACGGCGACCGCCGCCCTGTGGCGCCCAACCCTGCCCGCCTCGCCCGTCGAAAGCCGCAGGAAGGCGCGCAGGATGATGCCGGCCGGACGGCCGGTCCCGGCGGAGACGGCGAGGGGGAGTTCAGCCCGTACCGCGGGCTGGCCGCCTTCACCGCCGGCGACGCCGACTACTTCTTCGGCCGGGAGGAACTGACCAGGACGCTCGTCGACCGCGTGGCCGAGCAGGCCACCACCGGCGACCCCCTGGTGGTGATCGGGCCATCCGGCTCGGGCAAATCGTCCCTGCTGCGCGCCGGCCTGATCGCGACCCTCAGGCGATCATCGGGTACCGAGGTCATCCTGCTGACCCCCGGCCCCGACCCGCTCGGTGCACTGGCCGCCCGCCTGGCCCATCTCGATGGCTCCCACACCGGGGACCTGCGCGCCCGACTGGAGAAGGACCCGGCCGTACTGAGGCAGGTGGTCGCCGACGCACTGGACGGGCGGCAGGCGGTCATCATCGTCGACCAGTTCGAGGAGCTGTTCACCGTCTGCGGCGACGAGCGGCAACGGCAGATCTTCATCCAGGCCCTGCAGGTGCTGAGCCGTAGACCAGCGGGCGATCGTGGCAACGCGACCGTAACGCCGCCCACAGGCTCCGACGGTGCGGCGGTCACCACGGGGGCGCGGCCCGCCGCGGTCGTCGTCCTCGGCGTACGCTCCGACTTCTTCGGACACTGCGCCAGATACCGGGAGCTGGTGCCCGTACTGGAACATCCTGTGGTGGTCGGGCCCATGTCCCCCGCCCAGCTCCGCCAGGCCATCGAAGGGCCGGCCCACCGCGCCGGGCTGAGTCTGGAGCCCGGGCTGGTCGACCTCATCCTGCAGGACCTCGGCACCGAGCCCGTCGAGGCCGGCGGCGCCGACCGGGGCGTCGCCGAGGTGGGGGTGCTGCCGCTGCTGTCGCACGCCCTGCTGGTCACCTGGCAACACCGCGAAGGGCGGATGCTGACCATGGCCGGGTACCGCGCGACCGGCGGAATCCACCGGGCGCTGGCCCGCACCGCCGATGCCACGCTCGAACAACTGGACCTGGGAGCCCGTGCCATCGCCCGCCAGATGCTCACCCGCCTGGTCCGGCTCGGCGACGGCCGGGACGACACCCGCCGGGTCATGCCGCTGGACGAGCTGCTACCGGCGCGGGAATCCGCCCAATACGGCAAGGCCCGTCAGGTGCTCGACCGTTTCGTCAAAGCCCGCCTGCTGACGGTGGACGCAAACGCCGTCCAGCTCGCCCACGAGGCCCTGATCCGCGCCTGGCCACGGCTTCGCCTCTGGATCGACACCGACCGCTCGACCCTGTTGGTCCACCAGGCGCTGAGCCAGGACGCCGATGAATGGCATCGCAACAACCGCGATCCGGCGTACCTGTACCAGGGCGTCCGCCTGGCCGGCGCCCAGCAGGCCGTGGCCCGGTGGCAGAGCGACCCAGGCCGCTATCCGGTTTTGATGGGCATCGCCCGAGAGTTCCTTCACGCCGGCGAGGCCGCCGCGAACCGCCAGGCTCGACGTCGAAGTCTGACCGTTCTGGCCTTGGCCATATCGTTGGTGCTGGCCCTCACCGGCACAGGAATCGCCACAAAATTCGCGCTCGACGCCGGGGAAGAGAGCGCCCGTTCCCTGTCACGTCAGCTCGCGGCGCAGAGCGAGAGCATTGCCGATACCGATATCCGGCTCGCGCGGCAACTCGCCACCACGGCCTGGGACATCGCCCAGACCGAGGATGCGCGTCTGAGCCTGATCAAATCTCTCCTCAGCCCTGATCGCGTCACCCTCACCGGTCACACCCAGCCCTTGTCCACAGCGGTTTTCAGCCCGGACGGAAAACTCCTCGCCACCGCAAGCAATGACAACACCGCACGCCTCTGGGACACAACCACCGGGAAAACCATCGCCACCCTCACCGGACACACAAACCATGTGACCGACATCGCCTTCAGCCCAGACGGAAAACTCCTCGCCACCGCAAGCCACGACAACACCGCACGCCTCTGGGACACAACCGGAAAACACATCACCGCCCTCACCGGACACACAAACTCTGTGACCACCGTCGCCTTCAGCCCGGACGGAAAACTCCTCGCCACCGCAAGCGACGACGACACCGCACGCCTGTGGGACATAACCACCGGAGAAGTGACCATCCTCACCGGTCACAACCACTCTGTGACGGCCATCGCCTTCAGCCCGGACGGGAAACTGCTCGCCACTACCAGCTACGACAACACCGCACGCCTGTGGGACACAATTTCCGGAGAACCCATCGCCACCCTCACCGGACACACAGGCTCTGTGACCGCCGTTGCATTTAGGCCGGACGGAAAACTCCTCGCCACCGCAAGCCACGACAACACCGCACGGCTCTGGAACACAACCGGCAAACACATCACCACCCTCACCGGACACACAGACAATGTGACCGACATCGCTTTCAGCCCGGACGGAGAACTCCTCGCCACCACCAGCTACGACAACACCGCACGCCTGTGGGACACAACCTCCGGAGAACCCATCGCCACCCTCACCGGACACACAGGCTCGGTGACCGCCGTTGCATTTAGGCCGGACGGGAAACTCCTCGCCACCGCAAGCGACGACAACACCGCACGCCTCTGGGACACGACCACCGGAGAAGTGACCCTCCTCACCGGGCACATGAGTTCTGTGACCGCCATCGCCTTCAGCCCGGACGGGAAACTCCTCGCCACCGCAAGCGACGACAACACCGCACGCCTGTGGGACACGACCACCGGAAAAACCATCACCACCCTCACCGGACACACAGACTCGGTGACCGACATCGCTTTCAGCCCGGACGGAAAACTCCTCGCCACCGCAAGCCACGACAACACCGCACGCCTCTGGGACACAACAGGCAAACACATCGCCACCCTCACCGGACACACAGACTCGGTGACCGACATCGCTTTCAGCCCGGACGGAAAACTCCTCGCCACCGCAAGCCACGACAACACCGCACGCCTCTGGGACACAACAGGCAAACACATCGCCACCCTCACCGGACACACAGACTCGGTGACCGACATCGCTTTCAGCCCGGACGGAAAACTCCTCGCCACCGCAAGCCACGACAACACCGCACGCCTCTGGGACACAACAGGCAAACACATCGCCACCCTCACCGGGCACGAACAGTGGGTGACCGCCATCGCTTTCAGCCCGGACGGAAAACTCCTCGCCACCGCAAGCCGCGACAACACCGCGCGTCTGTGGGAGACAACAGGCAAACACATCGCCACCCTCACCGGGCACGAACAGTGGGTGACCGCCATCACCTTCAGCCCGGACGGAAAACTCCTCGCCACCGCAAGCGACGACAACACCGCACGCCTCTGGGACACAACAGGCAAACACATCACCACCCTCACCGGACACAAACACTGGGTGACCGCCATCACCTTCAGCCCAGATGGAAAACTGCTCGCCACCGCAAGTGCCGACGCAACCGCACGGGTCTGGGACACGACCACCGGAAAAACCATCACCACCCTCACCGGACACAAGCACTATGTGACCGCCATCACCTTCAGCCCGGACGGAAAACTCCTCGCCACCGTAAGCCACGACAACACCGCGCGGCTCTGGGACACGACCACCGGAAAAACCATCACCACCCTCACCGGACACAAGCACCATGTGACCGCCATCACCTTCAGCCCGGACGGAAAACTCCTCGCCACGGCGAGCGCTGACGGAACCGGGCGTATTTGGAATGTTGAGATTCCGAGTGATCCGTTTCTCGCGGTATGTTCCCTAACGGGCGGCCAAATGGGTAAAGAAGACTGGGAACAATACCTTCCAGGAGAGCCTTACCGGGAGGTCTGTCCCTAG
- a CDS encoding effector-associated constant component EACC1 — protein MTVLVTFPEGGSADLLRDLHTWLVNEPDLRGRVRLRETPAAQGTLGPAVDALQLMLGAGGGAATVATVIIAWLRSRSGEITVKLTRGYQTLEVSAKGVKGMNAEALRELTTHITKQLETPATTDDRS, from the coding sequence TTGACCGTACTGGTGACCTTTCCGGAGGGCGGATCGGCGGATCTGCTCCGTGACCTCCATACCTGGCTGGTGAACGAGCCCGATCTACGAGGCCGCGTCCGGCTTCGTGAGACCCCTGCCGCCCAAGGCACGCTGGGACCGGCCGTTGACGCGCTGCAACTGATGCTGGGCGCGGGTGGTGGGGCCGCCACCGTGGCCACCGTGATCATCGCCTGGCTGCGCAGCCGCTCCGGTGAGATCACGGTGAAGCTGACCCGCGGCTACCAAACCCTGGAGGTCAGCGCCAAAGGCGTCAAAGGCATGAACGCGGAAGCGCTGCGCGAGCTGACCACACACATCACCAAGCAGCTAGAGACCCCCGCGACGACCGATGATCGGAGCTGA
- a CDS encoding AAA family ATPase: MAVFTAEDADYFFGRDDLTRALVDRVSAQITAGGPLVVTGPSGSGKSSLLRAGLIATLRRTTDTEVTLLTPGPDPVGTLAARLAHLDGSRPADLRARLENDPDALRSLVAGTIGDGQAVIVVDQFEELFTACADERQRQIFIQALHALCRQCAVPSDEPTASAHVSCESVGVVLGLRADFFGHCAAYQELLPALEHAMVVGPMSSAQLRQAIEGPARRAGLTLEPGLVELILQDLGTNPDTDGDDRSDTAAGVLPLLSHALLVTWQHRHGRMLTMTGYRATGGIYRALARTADTTLEHLDLGGRAIARQMLTRLVGLGDGQDDTRRIVPLVELLPGPESAEYRKARQVLDRFVKARLLTVDAGTVQLAHEALIRAWPQLRLWIDTDRSSLLVYQQLSQDAAEWHRHDRDPAYLYQGTRLANAQQAVALWQTDPGRYPALSGTARDFLNASEATANRRTRRRRLTVGATAVSLVLALTGAGTAGKLAADAATERARSLSRLLAAQSESVAAVNIRLARQLATAAWDLAQTDEARVSLIRAFISPERAVLTHRTGLVSAIAFSPDGTQLVTAGDDRTVRLWQMPSGEHIATLNGHTAPVRRLAFNPDGTQLVTAGDDRTVRLWQVPSGEHIATLNGHTAPVRRLAFNPDGTQLVTVGDDGTIRLWQMPSGKRVATLRHRLGFVNDVDFSPKGSQLATADGDRTVRLREVPSGEPIAALTGHTEPVRKVAFSPKGTYLATVGDDHTVRLWDTATRKTHVSLTGHRDFVAAVAFSHDETQLATAEGDGTVHLWEVLSGELITTLTGHTGAVRAIAFSPDGTHLATAGHDGTIRLWDISLSKAVVFDAHGDYVHAIAFSHDATKLATAGDDGTARLWEVPSGRRITTLTGHTGPVHVVAFSPDGKVVATAGSDSTARLWDAHSGTHITTLNGHAGPIRKIAFSPKGPHLATAGDDGTTRLWEVPSGRRITTLTGHTGPVLAVAFSPDGKVVATAGSDSTTRLWDAHSGTHITTLNGHAGPIRKIAFSPKGPHLATAGDDGTTRLWEVPSGKLIATRIQHVRDIAFSPRGTHLATVGLDHTARLWEVPSGKLVAALTGHTKSVNNVAFNPKGTHLATVGDDGTARLWEVPSGKLIATLTGHTKYVNIVAFSPEGTHLATASSVATIRIWNVNLPPDPFRAVCGLVGDPMTRQDWARYVPEEPYRRVCP, encoded by the coding sequence TTGGCCGTCTTCACCGCCGAGGACGCCGACTACTTCTTCGGCCGCGACGACCTGACCCGGGCACTCGTCGACCGGGTGAGCGCGCAGATCACCGCGGGAGGCCCGCTGGTGGTGACCGGTCCGTCCGGCTCGGGCAAGTCCTCGCTGCTGCGCGCCGGCCTGATCGCGACCCTGCGGCGCACCACGGACACCGAGGTCACGCTCCTGACCCCCGGCCCCGACCCCGTCGGCACGCTCGCCGCCCGCCTGGCCCACCTGGACGGCTCCCGCCCGGCGGACCTGCGCGCCCGGCTGGAAAACGACCCGGACGCACTGCGATCACTCGTCGCCGGGACGATAGGCGACGGGCAGGCGGTCATCGTCGTCGACCAGTTCGAGGAGCTGTTCACCGCCTGCGCCGACGAGCGGCAACGGCAGATCTTCATCCAGGCCCTGCACGCGCTGTGCCGCCAATGTGCGGTTCCTTCCGACGAACCGACCGCCTCGGCCCATGTCTCCTGCGAGTCGGTGGGGGTCGTCCTCGGCCTACGCGCCGACTTCTTCGGACACTGCGCCGCCTACCAGGAACTCCTGCCCGCCCTGGAACACGCGATGGTGGTCGGGCCCATGTCCTCCGCCCAGCTCCGTCAGGCCATCGAAGGCCCCGCCCGCCGGGCGGGGTTGACCCTGGAGCCCGGGTTGGTCGAGCTCATCCTGCAGGACTTGGGCACCAACCCCGACACGGACGGCGACGACCGAAGTGACACGGCCGCAGGGGTGTTGCCGCTGCTGTCGCACGCGCTGCTGGTCACCTGGCAACACCGTCACGGCCGCATGCTGACCATGACCGGGTACCGCGCCACCGGGGGCATCTACCGGGCGCTGGCGCGTACCGCCGACACCACCCTGGAACACCTGGACCTGGGAGGGCGTGCCATCGCCCGCCAGATGCTCACGCGCCTGGTCGGGCTGGGTGACGGCCAGGACGACACCCGCCGCATCGTGCCGCTGGTCGAGTTGCTGCCCGGCCCTGAATCCGCCGAGTACCGGAAAGCCCGCCAGGTACTCGACAGGTTCGTGAAGGCCCGCCTGCTCACCGTGGACGCCGGCACCGTTCAGCTCGCCCACGAGGCGTTGATCCGCGCCTGGCCACAGCTGCGCCTCTGGATCGACACCGACCGGTCGAGCCTGCTGGTGTACCAGCAGCTGAGCCAGGACGCCGCCGAATGGCACCGCCACGACCGGGACCCGGCGTACCTCTACCAGGGCACCCGACTGGCCAACGCCCAGCAGGCAGTCGCCCTGTGGCAGACCGACCCCGGCCGCTATCCGGCCCTGAGCGGCACCGCCCGCGACTTCCTGAACGCCAGCGAGGCCACCGCAAACCGCCGCACTCGGCGGCGTCGTCTCACCGTTGGCGCCACGGCCGTGTCGCTGGTGCTGGCCCTCACCGGCGCCGGTACCGCCGGGAAACTGGCCGCCGATGCGGCGACGGAACGTGCACGGTCCCTGTCACGCCTGCTCGCGGCCCAGAGCGAGAGCGTGGCCGCCGTCAACATCCGTCTCGCACGGCAGCTCGCCACCGCGGCCTGGGATCTCGCGCAGACCGACGAGGCCCGCGTCAGCCTGATCAGAGCCTTCATCAGTCCAGAACGCGCCGTCCTCACGCACCGGACCGGCCTCGTGTCCGCGATCGCCTTCAGTCCCGACGGAACCCAGCTGGTCACCGCCGGCGACGACCGCACCGTCCGCCTCTGGCAGATGCCCTCGGGTGAACACATCGCCACCCTCAACGGCCACACCGCGCCCGTACGAAGACTCGCCTTCAACCCCGACGGAACCCAGCTGGTCACCGCCGGCGACGACCGCACCGTCCGCCTCTGGCAGGTCCCCTCGGGTGAACACATCGCCACCCTCAACGGCCACACCGCGCCCGTACGAAGACTCGCCTTCAACCCCGACGGAACCCAGCTCGTCACCGTCGGCGACGACGGCACGATCCGTCTCTGGCAGATGCCCTCGGGCAAACGCGTCGCGACCCTCAGACACCGCCTCGGATTTGTCAACGACGTCGACTTCAGTCCCAAGGGAAGCCAACTGGCCACCGCGGACGGCGACCGTACTGTCCGCCTCAGGGAGGTTCCTTCAGGCGAACCTATCGCCGCCCTCACCGGCCACACCGAACCCGTCCGCAAGGTCGCATTCAGCCCCAAGGGCACCTACCTGGCCACGGTCGGTGACGACCACACCGTCCGCCTCTGGGACACGGCCACGAGGAAGACCCACGTTTCGCTCACCGGCCACAGGGATTTCGTTGCCGCCGTCGCCTTCAGCCATGACGAAACCCAGCTGGCCACCGCCGAAGGCGACGGCACCGTCCATCTCTGGGAGGTTCTTTCCGGCGAGCTCATCACCACCCTTACCGGGCACACCGGTGCCGTACGCGCCATCGCGTTCAGCCCGGACGGAACTCATCTCGCCACCGCCGGCCACGATGGCACGATCCGTCTCTGGGACATTTCCTTGAGCAAGGCCGTCGTCTTCGACGCCCACGGCGACTACGTGCACGCGATCGCCTTCAGCCATGACGCGACCAAGCTGGCCACCGCCGGCGACGATGGCACCGCACGGCTGTGGGAGGTCCCCTCCGGCAGACGCATCACCACCCTCACCGGCCACACCGGCCCCGTACACGTCGTGGCCTTCAGTCCTGACGGCAAAGTCGTGGCCACCGCCGGCAGCGACAGCACCGCCCGCCTCTGGGACGCACACTCCGGCACACACATCACCACGCTCAACGGCCACGCCGGACCGATACGAAAAATCGCCTTCAGCCCCAAAGGACCTCATCTGGCCACCGCCGGCGACGACGGCACCACGCGGCTGTGGGAGGTCCCCTCCGGCAGACGCATCACCACCCTCACCGGCCACACCGGCCCCGTACTCGCCGTCGCCTTCAGTCCTGACGGCAAAGTCGTGGCCACCGCCGGCAGCGACAGCACCACCCGCCTCTGGGACGCACACTCCGGCACACACATCACCACGCTCAACGGCCACGCCGGACCGATACGAAAAATCGCCTTCAGCCCCAAAGGACCTCATCTGGCCACCGCCGGCGACGACGGCACCACGCGGCTGTGGGAGGTCCCCTCCGGCAAACTCATCGCCACCCGCATCCAACACGTGCGCGACATCGCCTTCAGCCCCAGAGGCACCCATCTGGCCACAGTGGGCCTCGACCACACCGCGCGGCTGTGGGAGGTCCCCTCGGGCAAACTCGTCGCCGCCCTCACCGGCCACACCAAATCAGTAAACAACGTCGCCTTTAATCCCAAAGGCACCCATCTGGCCACCGTAGGCGACGACGGCACCGCCCGGCTGTGGGAGGTCCCCTCCGGCAAACTCATCGCCACTCTCACCGGCCACACCAAATATGTGAACATCGTCGCGTTCAGTCCAGAAGGAACCCACTTGGCCACCGCCAGCAGCGTCGCCACCATCCGGATTTGGAATGTGAACCTTCCACCTGATCCGTTCCGCGCCGTCTGCGGCCTGGTCGGCGACCCTATGACCAGGCAGGACTGGGCACGGTATGTCCCCGAGGAGCCCTACCGGAGGGTCTGTCCATGA
- a CDS encoding effector-associated constant component EACC1 encodes MTTITFSCNRPDSSSIRRLPSHHPSPQASRESPLDALVITSENGSADLLRELYTWLLDEPELRGRVRLHEKAAAPGRLGGMSDTVVQLMLGSGGGAATAASVIIAWLRTRRGEITVKLTRGDQTLEVSAKGVKDMSEEALRELSTHIAGQLAASATADERH; translated from the coding sequence GTGACTACAATTACTTTCAGTTGCAATCGCCCTGACTCTTCATCGATCAGGCGGTTGCCGTCCCATCACCCAAGCCCCCAAGCGTCGAGAGAGTCCCCGTTGGATGCCCTGGTAATCACATCGGAGAACGGCTCCGCGGACCTGCTCCGCGAGCTCTACACCTGGCTACTGGACGAGCCAGAGCTACGCGGACGCGTCCGCCTCCACGAGAAAGCGGCCGCTCCGGGCAGGCTCGGCGGGATGTCCGACACCGTGGTGCAACTGATGCTGGGGTCCGGCGGTGGAGCCGCCACCGCCGCCAGCGTGATCATCGCCTGGCTCCGCACCCGCCGCGGAGAGATCACGGTGAAGCTGACCCGCGGCGACCAGACCCTGGAGGTCTCCGCCAAAGGCGTCAAGGACATGAGCGAGGAGGCGCTGCGCGAGCTGAGCACGCACATCGCCGGACAGCTCGCCGCCTCCGCAACCGCGGATGAGCGGCACTGA
- a CDS encoding WD40 repeat domain-containing protein, translating into MIAAAAGTAATAAGATAESEQVRARSLSLRLAAAASETAGEARVRALEAAPKLERAVLKGHTGAVTGVAFSPDGKRLATASADKTVRLWHASSGKLITKLPGPAAHVSDLTFSPDGSLLAASDDDVVRVWNLRSGRLLKLRGHTEPLLSLAFSPDGKRLASSAADNTARLWDVRSGKPIATLTGHKKPVDRLGFAPGGKLLASAGDDGVRLWKVPSGKPVATLKHAGKEAIFFAFSPDGKRLAAAGVRYKGRRAGDVVQVWKVPSGKAVGSFDTGVYPSAVAFSPDGKRLATASMGNDAVQLWDVASGKLVATFKGHRTRVLDLAFSPDGTRLATASKDRTARVLRVPR; encoded by the coding sequence GTGATCGCCGCCGCGGCCGGCACCGCCGCCACGGCCGCCGGTGCGACGGCCGAGAGCGAGCAGGTACGCGCGCGCTCCCTGTCGCTGCGGCTCGCCGCCGCGGCCTCGGAGACCGCCGGAGAGGCCCGCGTCAGGGCACTCGAGGCCGCCCCCAAGCTGGAGCGCGCCGTCCTCAAGGGCCACACCGGCGCGGTGACCGGGGTCGCGTTCAGCCCGGACGGCAAGCGCCTCGCCACCGCCTCCGCCGACAAGACCGTCCGGCTCTGGCACGCGAGCTCCGGCAAGTTGATCACCAAACTGCCCGGCCCCGCCGCCCATGTGAGCGACCTCACGTTCAGCCCCGACGGCTCGCTCCTCGCCGCAAGCGACGACGACGTCGTCCGGGTCTGGAATCTGCGCTCGGGGCGGCTGCTCAAGCTGCGCGGTCACACCGAGCCCCTGCTCTCCCTCGCGTTCAGCCCGGACGGTAAGCGCCTCGCCAGCAGCGCCGCCGACAACACCGCCCGGCTGTGGGACGTCCGCTCCGGGAAGCCGATCGCCACCCTCACCGGCCACAAGAAGCCCGTGGACCGGCTCGGCTTCGCCCCCGGCGGGAAACTCCTCGCCAGCGCCGGCGACGACGGCGTCCGGCTCTGGAAGGTGCCGTCGGGCAAGCCGGTGGCCACCCTCAAGCACGCCGGAAAAGAAGCGATCTTCTTCGCGTTCAGCCCGGACGGTAAGCGCCTCGCCGCGGCCGGCGTCCGCTACAAGGGCAGGCGCGCCGGGGACGTCGTGCAGGTCTGGAAGGTGCCGTCCGGCAAGGCGGTCGGCTCCTTCGACACCGGCGTGTACCCGTCCGCCGTCGCGTTCAGCCCGGACGGTAAGCGCCTCGCCACCGCGAGCATGGGGAACGACGCGGTCCAGCTCTGGGACGTGGCGTCCGGCAAGCTCGTCGCCACCTTCAAGGGCCACCGCACGAGGGTCTTGGATCTCGCGTTCAGCCCGGACGGCACCCGCCTCGCCACCGCGAGCAAGGACCGCACGGCCCGCGTCCTGCGGGTGCCCCGCTGA
- a CDS encoding VOC family protein, translating to MDIARELAGLNAIFDHTAVAARRIRDLLPIYQDLLGGVFVSGGDNVVNGYRTLQLRYPNGGKIELMEPLAGSTFFDSFFELTRGRGGVHHLNFHVPDIHAAVEALRERGYRLFGLNLENPRWREVFLHPKEAHGVLVQLAQPGPRGERTETLEDVLAGRGFQGNGIPSP from the coding sequence GTGGACATCGCACGGGAACTGGCAGGGCTGAACGCGATCTTCGACCACACGGCCGTGGCCGCGCGGCGCATCCGCGACCTGCTGCCGATCTACCAGGACCTGCTCGGCGGGGTCTTCGTGAGCGGCGGGGACAACGTGGTCAACGGGTACCGCACCCTGCAGCTCCGCTACCCCAACGGCGGCAAGATCGAGCTGATGGAGCCGCTGGCGGGCTCGACCTTCTTCGACAGCTTCTTCGAGCTCACCCGGGGACGGGGTGGGGTGCACCACCTCAACTTCCACGTGCCCGACATCCACGCGGCCGTCGAGGCGCTGCGCGAGCGCGGGTACCGGCTGTTCGGGCTCAACCTGGAGAACCCGCGCTGGCGCGAGGTGTTCCTCCACCCCAAGGAGGCCCACGGCGTGCTCGTCCAGCTCGCCCAGCCGGGACCGCGCGGGGAGCGGACCGAGACCCTCGAGGACGTGCTCGCCGGACGCGGTTTCCAGGGCAACGGCATCCCGAGTCCCTGA